The following DNA comes from Terriglobia bacterium.
GAACTCAGTCAGGCATCTGGAACTCTGCCCGCGACGGTGACCCGTCATGTGCAACCTTTCCTGAATCGATTAGCTGCCGAGGGCGCCATTTGGACACGGCCGCAACGGATGCTCTGGTCGTCGCTACCCCCACCGACGTCGGTGTTCTGGAACATCACCGGGAAGTGTAATTTGTGTTGCCGACATTGCGCCGTCAGTTCCGGAATGAAACGGCCTGATGAGCTGAGCCTGGCCGAGTGCCGTCGAGCGATCGATGACATGGCAGCTTTCGGGGTTCAGGACATCGCTTTGAGCGGCGGCGAACCCCTTATTCGTCCGGACTGGTTCCAGATTGCGACCCATGCCCGATCCCGCGGCCTCTTGGTTTCGGTGTCCACGAACGGGACACTTGTCACTGAAGCAGTGGCCCGGAAGATCGCTGGACTCGGTTCGGACGTTCAAGTCAGTCTCGACGGTGCCACTCCCGAGGTCCACGACAGTCTCCGCCGGATCACCGGCGCCTGGCAACGGGCCGTGCGTGGCGTGCAGAATTTTGTCAACGCCGGCGTCCCAGTGACTATCGGCACGACGGTGACCACCGCCAACATCCACCAGATTCCCGCGCTCTGCGATCTGGCGCGAAATCTTGGGGCCGAGAGGTACCGGATTATTCCGTTTGTGCCATTTGGGCGCGGTGGCGCCTGGCGAAAGCTCGAGGTGAAACCTCGAGCCATGCAACGCCTCACC
Coding sequences within:
- a CDS encoding PqqD family peptide modification chaperone — protein: MTTHSNAVLYFPLKLSAQGPDCTFYNPATGRVHKVSQSAGRVLNLCDGERTWDEMLAELSQASGTLPATVTRHVQPFLNRLAAEGAIWTRPQRMLWSSLPPPTSVFWNITGKCNLCCRHCAVSSGMKRPDELSLAECRRAIDDMAAFGVQDIALSGGEPLIRPDWFQIATHARSRGLLVSVSTNGTLVTEAVARKIAGLGSDVQVSLDGATPEVHDSLRRITGAWQRAVRGVQNFVNAGVPVTIGTTVTTANIHQIPALCDLARNLGAERYRIIPFVPFGRGGAWRKLEVKPRAMQRLTEYLRQRRLQNDIDIVEMEFECTFDPPPLQPADPQSGLGCGGAQTYITITETGDVLPCHFFSGVEADNILKHDLAWIWEHSRFLNYFRSMTLADLTGSCQQCDWLAGCRGSCRAANFAHLNLFRGNCHCWLNTRPT